The Shewanella japonica genome has a window encoding:
- a CDS encoding IS110 family transposase produces the protein MRFYNNSHPYYCGIDLHARLLYVCIIDSKGEVVAHKKIGANKDDLLLILEPYIGNVIVGVECMHCWYWVSDWCAELGIDFVLGHALYMKAIHGGKTKNDKIDSFKIATLLRGGNFPIAYDYPSEMRAARDLLRRRMKIVRHGAMLKGHVVNTNSQYNLPATDLNLKNISARQKLREQYQNPIVQRNIDLDMALLDCYAKELAQVEWFIEKQAKNHNPVYLELLKTVPGIGKILSLTILYEIGDVARFESVQKFASYSRLVKCKAESAGKTYGTNGNKIGNAHLKWAFSEAAVLYLRGNDKARHYLNRLQKRMSKAKALSALAHKLGRCVYFMLKNKTVFDEQRFLKG, from the coding sequence ATGAGATTTTATAATAACTCACATCCATACTACTGTGGTATTGATTTACATGCACGTTTACTTTATGTCTGCATCATTGATTCTAAAGGGGAAGTTGTCGCTCACAAAAAGATTGGGGCTAACAAAGATGACTTACTACTCATACTCGAACCCTATATCGGCAATGTCATTGTCGGGGTTGAGTGCATGCATTGTTGGTACTGGGTATCTGATTGGTGTGCCGAACTCGGCATCGACTTTGTTCTAGGCCATGCCCTTTATATGAAGGCCATTCACGGTGGTAAAACCAAGAACGATAAAATCGATTCTTTTAAAATTGCCACACTACTACGTGGTGGCAACTTTCCAATTGCCTACGATTATCCAAGTGAAATGCGTGCTGCCCGAGATCTGTTGCGTCGACGAATGAAGATTGTCCGTCACGGCGCCATGCTCAAAGGTCATGTGGTTAACACCAACAGCCAATACAACTTGCCAGCCACTGACCTAAACCTTAAAAATATCTCTGCTAGACAAAAGCTACGCGAGCAATATCAAAACCCTATCGTGCAGCGTAATATCGATTTAGACATGGCTCTCCTTGATTGCTATGCCAAGGAACTAGCTCAAGTTGAATGGTTCATTGAAAAGCAGGCTAAAAACCATAACCCAGTGTATCTAGAATTGCTTAAAACCGTACCAGGTATTGGTAAGATTTTATCGCTAACAATTTTGTATGAAATCGGTGATGTAGCCCGATTTGAATCGGTACAAAAATTTGCCTCATACTCTCGTTTAGTCAAATGCAAAGCTGAGTCTGCGGGCAAAACCTATGGCACTAATGGCAATAAAATCGGTAATGCTCATTTAAAGTGGGCATTCTCTGAAGCTGCTGTGCTCTACCTGCGAGGCAATGATAAAGCCCGTCATTATCTTAATCGATTACAAAAGAGAATGAGTAAGGCTAAGGCATTATCAGCACTGGCTCATAAGCTTGGCCGCTGTGTTTATTTCATGTTGAAGAACAAAACGGTGTTTGATGAACAACGATTCTTAAAAGGATAA
- the ltrA gene encoding group II intron reverse transcriptase/maturase, protein MSNLSIPTTSPDDYYRQRIDMQPAFNRDLFQQLLEPENLHRAWRQVKANKGAAGIDGMTIEAFPLWMQQGGWQQCKYQLERGEYQPSAVRRVEIDKPDGGKRKLGIPNVIDRVIQQAIAQILTPLFDPFFSANSFGFRPNRNAKQAVLQVRDIIKQKRKFAVDVDLSKFFDRVNHDLLMTQLRSKVQDKRLLALIGKYLRAGVMVNDQFEASFEGVPQGGPLSPLLSNIMLDSLDKELESREHKFVRYADDFIILVKSLRAGERVLKSITRYLAMKLKLVVNEQKSQVVKVGKSKFLGFTFNRGKIQWHAKTLRIFKQKLRRLTNRNWGVSMGYQLFKVRQYMQGWINYFGIANAYQGCVDLDHWIRRRVRMCYWRQWRKPRTKVQNLLKRGVRIQAAVACGITSKGPWRSSKTPGIQQALSNEYLKKAGLCSLRDGWIAVHYCNK, encoded by the coding sequence TTGTCAAACTTGTCGATACCCACTACGTCGCCAGACGATTACTATCGGCAGCGTATTGATATGCAACCGGCCTTCAACCGCGATCTATTTCAACAACTGCTCGAACCTGAAAATCTACACCGAGCTTGGCGTCAAGTTAAAGCCAATAAAGGTGCGGCGGGCATCGATGGCATGACCATCGAAGCCTTCCCGCTCTGGATGCAACAAGGCGGCTGGCAACAGTGTAAATATCAATTAGAGCGAGGTGAATACCAACCCTCAGCGGTCAGGCGCGTAGAGATCGACAAACCCGATGGCGGTAAACGCAAATTGGGGATCCCTAACGTCATTGACCGTGTGATCCAGCAAGCAATCGCTCAAATACTCACGCCGTTGTTTGACCCCTTTTTCTCGGCGAATAGCTTTGGTTTTAGGCCGAATAGAAACGCCAAACAAGCGGTACTGCAAGTTAGGGATATTATCAAACAGAAACGTAAATTTGCCGTTGATGTTGATCTGTCCAAGTTCTTTGACCGAGTTAATCATGATCTCTTGATGACTCAACTTAGGAGCAAGGTGCAGGATAAGCGTCTGTTGGCGCTTATTGGTAAATATCTACGTGCAGGTGTGATGGTCAATGACCAATTTGAAGCAAGCTTTGAAGGTGTACCTCAAGGCGGGCCACTCTCGCCATTACTATCAAACATTATGTTGGATAGTTTGGATAAAGAGCTGGAAAGCCGAGAGCATAAATTCGTCCGCTACGCGGACGACTTTATCATTTTGGTAAAGTCACTTCGCGCGGGTGAACGGGTACTAAAGAGCATTACTCGCTACCTTGCCATGAAACTAAAATTGGTCGTTAATGAACAGAAAAGCCAAGTGGTTAAGGTAGGAAAAAGTAAGTTCCTCGGGTTTACATTTAACCGAGGAAAGATCCAGTGGCATGCTAAAACATTACGCATTTTCAAACAAAAGTTGAGACGGCTAACAAACCGAAATTGGGGCGTAAGCATGGGTTATCAATTGTTTAAGGTGCGGCAATATATGCAAGGCTGGATTAACTACTTTGGCATCGCTAATGCTTATCAAGGATGTGTCGACTTAGACCATTGGATCCGCCGTCGGGTACGTATGTGCTACTGGCGTCAGTGGCGAAAACCACGGACGAAGGTGCAAAATTTACTAAAGCGTGGCGTCAGGATCCAAGCCGCTGTTGCTTGTGGAATCACAAGCAAAGGCCCATGGAGAAGTTCAAAAACACCAGGGATACAGCAAGCGCTAAGTAATGAGTATCTGAAGAAAGCGGGTTTATGTTCACTAAGAGATGGATGGATCGCAGTTCACTATTGTAATAAATAG
- a CDS encoding GntR family transcriptional regulator, with amino-acid sequence MLLLTQDYVQSSCGTKQYLCAKWDVMQLETDIYSRILADIAQGELVSGDRLITTLLAKRYDSSVNPVREALKLLEGEGFVTFKKNSGARVANFAYSSMRDVFEILQLLEPYFLSWYVTNASQESLDKLARIHQKMMLLPKHEASQLRQLDTEFHWEMYRHHYNQSALVLWKNKKLMLQALLGNLAVKPSRYEAILREHSHLLYLINAKDEESAVRTLTKHVKSGGDYWQSNVALES; translated from the coding sequence ATGCTGTTACTAACTCAGGATTATGTGCAATCAAGCTGCGGCACTAAACAATATCTGTGTGCCAAATGGGACGTTATGCAATTAGAAACTGATATTTATAGCAGGATTTTAGCTGATATTGCGCAGGGCGAATTAGTCAGTGGCGATAGATTGATTACGACCTTGTTAGCTAAACGCTATGACTCTAGCGTTAATCCCGTCCGTGAGGCGCTAAAGCTGTTAGAGGGGGAAGGGTTTGTAACCTTTAAAAAAAATAGCGGTGCTAGGGTCGCTAATTTTGCTTATTCAAGCATGAGGGATGTTTTTGAAATTTTGCAATTGTTAGAGCCATATTTTTTGTCTTGGTATGTCACTAACGCAAGCCAAGAAAGTTTAGACAAGTTAGCAAGAATACATCAAAAAATGATGTTATTACCTAAGCATGAAGCGAGTCAACTTAGGCAACTTGATACAGAGTTTCATTGGGAAATGTATCGCCATCACTATAACCAAAGTGCCTTAGTGTTGTGGAAAAACAAGAAGTTAATGTTACAGGCTTTATTGGGTAATTTGGCAGTAAAACCAAGTCGATACGAAGCTATTTTACGTGAGCACAGCCATTTACTGTATTTGATAAACGCAAAAGATGAAGAGTCTGCGGTTAGAACGTTAACAAAACACGTTAAAAGTGGCGGTGATTACTGGCAAAGCAATGTTGCACTTGAAAGCTGA
- a CDS encoding mandelate racemase/muconate lactonizing enzyme family protein has translation MIITDINTFNFWLGFRNVCLVKVETDSGVYGWGESGLSGRELAVTGAIEHFKQFLIGQSALNISHIWQELYRSQYFEGGRVLAAAISAIDIALHDIAGKHFNVPVYQLLGGKQRKQIPLFVTSTLAFNADFVDDVKRLKQQGWQAIRATTGEHGCAEQSSLFDARKSIAIAAEWLTKTRESIGQEIVLGIDYHHRLTVAETVSFCQKMPVGTLDFIEEPIRDQSLTSYQNLRSMTDVPFAIGEEFSSKWDFAPYVDTALTNFARIDICNAGGFTEAMKVAAMCETKYIDMMPHNPLSPICTAASIHYCAAISNLSWLELPPYDGDLSEYDAIFTHRPRVSHNAYPVSDLPGLGIDVDEASLPKQAFKFWEPPRLHKPDGSYTNW, from the coding sequence ATGATCATAACGGATATTAATACCTTTAATTTCTGGTTGGGTTTTAGAAATGTTTGCCTGGTTAAAGTTGAAACCGATTCCGGCGTTTATGGTTGGGGAGAATCTGGTCTTTCTGGTCGTGAGCTTGCGGTTACTGGTGCAATTGAACATTTCAAACAGTTTTTAATTGGTCAATCTGCGTTAAATATTTCTCATATTTGGCAAGAGCTATACCGAAGTCAGTATTTTGAAGGCGGTCGAGTGCTTGCAGCTGCGATTTCGGCCATCGATATAGCGTTACATGACATTGCAGGAAAGCATTTTAATGTGCCTGTTTATCAACTATTAGGGGGTAAACAGCGAAAACAGATCCCGCTATTTGTCACTTCTACGTTAGCCTTTAATGCCGACTTTGTTGATGATGTAAAAAGACTAAAACAACAGGGTTGGCAAGCTATTAGAGCCACCACAGGCGAACATGGCTGTGCAGAACAATCAAGCTTGTTTGATGCACGAAAATCAATTGCAATCGCCGCTGAGTGGTTAACTAAAACTCGGGAGAGTATTGGCCAAGAGATTGTTTTAGGTATTGATTATCACCATAGGTTAACAGTTGCTGAGACCGTATCTTTTTGCCAAAAAATGCCTGTAGGTACCTTAGATTTTATTGAGGAGCCTATACGCGATCAGTCCTTAACGAGTTATCAAAATCTACGCTCAATGACGGACGTTCCATTTGCTATTGGCGAGGAGTTTTCCAGTAAATGGGATTTTGCTCCTTATGTTGATACTGCGCTAACCAATTTTGCTCGAATTGATATTTGTAATGCTGGTGGCTTTACCGAGGCTATGAAAGTGGCCGCGATGTGTGAAACCAAATATATCGACATGATGCCACACAATCCATTGAGTCCGATTTGTACCGCAGCTTCGATTCATTATTGCGCTGCAATAAGTAATTTAAGCTGGCTGGAGTTACCGCCTTATGATGGTGATTTATCTGAATATGACGCCATTTTTACTCATCGGCCTCGAGTATCTCACAATGCATATCCCGTTTCTGACCTGCCTGGTTTAGGCATTGATGTTGATGAGGCCTCATTACCGAAGCAGGCTTTCAAGTTCTGGGAGCCGCCAAGATTACATAAACCGGATGGCTCTTACACCAACTGGTAA
- a CDS encoding MFS transporter, translated as MKQEQVTPHQPKQKFAVLALIFCSVVINYMDRTNISVAAQAISADLDISKLEMGMIFSAFAWTYSIMQIPGGMVVDAIKIRVLYPFILVAWSLATIVQGMVSSLAALIGCRMAIGFFEAPSYPANNKIVTQWFKEQERASAIAVYTSGQFIGLAFLMPVLAVIQEYFGWRGLFYVSGAIGIIWAGIWYWLYKDPDEAVSAETEKTLSDKPLSKQSQKPVQQAVINWSNLKVAFTSRKLWGIYIGQFCLGGTLIFFLTWFPTYLAEYRGLSDINTGFLAAIPFLCAFAGVLVSGFVSDWLVRKGISNEVARKAPIIIGLLLSSCVIFANYVDSTAWMTFFLSVTFFGNGLASINWVFVSLLAPKHMVGLVGGCFNFIGGLSAVIVPIAIGYLAQDGDFKPALILIAALGMCGLCSYLFLVGKVEQITVPSDMELDSAAELVEASIIEGKSK; from the coding sequence ATGAAACAAGAACAAGTTACACCTCATCAGCCTAAACAAAAGTTTGCTGTACTGGCGCTGATATTTTGTAGTGTGGTTATTAATTACATGGATCGCACCAACATTTCGGTTGCAGCGCAGGCAATTTCTGCTGATCTCGACATCAGTAAATTAGAAATGGGGATGATATTTTCAGCATTTGCATGGACGTATTCCATTATGCAAATTCCCGGCGGCATGGTGGTCGATGCAATCAAGATCCGTGTTTTGTATCCCTTTATATTAGTGGCATGGTCGTTAGCAACCATAGTGCAGGGGATGGTCAGTTCATTAGCGGCATTAATCGGTTGTCGAATGGCAATTGGTTTTTTCGAAGCGCCTTCATATCCTGCTAATAATAAAATCGTGACGCAATGGTTTAAAGAACAAGAAAGGGCGAGCGCCATTGCTGTGTATACCTCAGGTCAATTCATTGGTTTGGCATTTTTAATGCCTGTGCTGGCGGTTATTCAAGAGTATTTTGGTTGGCGTGGTTTGTTTTATGTTTCAGGTGCCATCGGCATTATTTGGGCTGGAATATGGTATTGGCTTTATAAAGATCCTGATGAGGCTGTCTCTGCTGAGACAGAAAAGACGCTGTCAGATAAGCCATTATCAAAGCAATCTCAAAAGCCTGTTCAACAAGCTGTAATCAACTGGTCAAATCTAAAAGTCGCCTTTACCAGTCGCAAGTTATGGGGCATTTACATAGGTCAGTTTTGTTTAGGCGGGACTTTGATTTTCTTTTTAACTTGGTTTCCTACCTATCTGGCTGAATATCGTGGATTAAGCGATATCAATACCGGATTTCTTGCCGCTATTCCATTTTTGTGTGCTTTTGCCGGTGTTTTGGTGTCTGGCTTTGTTTCTGATTGGTTGGTGCGAAAAGGCATTTCAAATGAAGTCGCCCGAAAAGCACCGATTATTATAGGGTTGCTGCTTTCTAGTTGTGTGATTTTCGCAAATTATGTCGATAGTACGGCTTGGATGACATTCTTCCTGTCAGTGACATTTTTTGGAAATGGGTTAGCGTCTATCAATTGGGTGTTTGTTTCATTACTCGCGCCTAAACATATGGTTGGTTTAGTGGGAGGGTGTTTTAATTTCATTGGTGGATTATCTGCCGTGATCGTCCCCATTGCCATTGGATACCTAGCACAAGATGGCGACTTTAAACCTGCATTAATATTAATCGCAGCCTTGGGTATGTGTGGTTTGTGCTCGTACTTGTTCTTGGTCGGTAAAGTCGAGCAGATAACTGTGCCATCTGACATGGAGCTTGATTCAGCGGCTGAACTAGTTGAAGCGTCAATCATTGAGGGCAAATCAAAATGA
- a CDS encoding sugar kinase, producing MSLLFFGEMMLRLTPSIAQQQLVCAEQLSVDFAGAESNVASSLALMGHECHFVTKLPSNALGDHGIASLKKYGIQTDYIRRGGQRIGSYFIEMGMSIRPSKVVYDRAYSAFSQISNDEFDWPSILSGKRWLHVSGISPALSTQCAAETIKAVKIAKSLGVKVSFDLNYRRSLWDDSQKARDYFSEILNYSNLAFGNAGVISDVFDYQTPDISENELAHVISQHSLERLDKTSQRSWYQANNLAEFLRAKFDVDFAMTERVHHSANQNTLTGFYITSTTCSFSAPITVEIKDRLGTGDAFAAGVLHGLERGWHGQQIAQFANAAFALAHTGIGDQNWSNEAEIQYIADGNLSGHIIR from the coding sequence ATGAGTTTGCTCTTTTTTGGTGAAATGATGCTGCGATTAACGCCTTCAATCGCACAACAGCAACTGGTGTGTGCAGAACAGCTATCTGTAGATTTTGCCGGTGCTGAATCGAATGTGGCCAGTTCCTTGGCATTAATGGGCCATGAATGTCATTTTGTTACTAAGCTGCCAAGTAATGCACTGGGCGATCATGGCATTGCAAGCCTTAAAAAATACGGGATTCAGACTGATTATATCCGTCGAGGTGGTCAACGTATTGGCAGTTATTTTATTGAAATGGGCATGTCTATAAGGCCATCTAAAGTGGTTTATGACCGCGCTTATTCCGCTTTTTCGCAAATCTCTAATGACGAGTTTGATTGGCCAAGTATTTTGTCAGGTAAGCGTTGGTTGCATGTTAGTGGTATTTCTCCAGCATTATCGACCCAATGCGCAGCAGAAACGATTAAAGCGGTCAAAATTGCCAAGTCTCTAGGGGTAAAAGTCAGTTTTGATCTTAACTATCGACGTTCGCTTTGGGATGACAGCCAAAAGGCACGTGATTATTTCAGCGAAATCCTAAACTATTCCAATCTAGCCTTTGGAAATGCTGGCGTTATAAGTGACGTGTTTGATTATCAGACGCCAGATATCTCTGAAAATGAACTCGCCCACGTTATTTCTCAACATTCTCTTGAACGATTGGACAAAACTAGCCAACGCAGTTGGTATCAAGCTAATAATTTGGCTGAATTTTTACGGGCTAAATTTGATGTTGATTTTGCAATGACTGAGCGAGTGCATCATAGCGCTAATCAAAATACCTTAACTGGTTTTTATATTACTTCGACAACATGCAGCTTTTCAGCACCGATTACCGTAGAAATTAAAGACCGTTTAGGCACAGGTGATGCCTTTGCCGCTGGGGTATTGCACGGGTTAGAACGTGGTTGGCATGGGCAGCAAATTGCGCAATTTGCCAATGCTGCATTTGCTCTAGCTCATACGGGTATTGGCGATCAAAATTGGTCAAATGAAGCTGAGATTCAATACATTGCGGACGGTAATTTATCTGGCCACATTATTCGTTGA
- a CDS encoding bifunctional 4-hydroxy-2-oxoglutarate aldolase/2-dehydro-3-deoxy-phosphogluconate aldolase encodes MRHEVVEQLISHKLIVIIRVKDPSDIEGIVQCMSDAGVLAVEVTSNTPGYEMAITQLRQQFPHMLIGAGTVTDHRIAKRAIKAGAQFLVTPNTNEAIVRHAHALDVPVVMGAMTPTDIVDASQFNADIIKLFPAGPMGANYLQALAQGPFLDSYFFPVGGIDASNIDAWFDSGASGVGIGGSLAQPVYSPQQAEQLTRNVSEIVAKINAKELTRKAS; translated from the coding sequence ATGAGACACGAGGTGGTTGAGCAATTAATCAGTCATAAATTGATTGTCATTATTAGGGTAAAAGACCCCAGTGACATTGAAGGCATTGTTCAATGTATGTCTGATGCTGGCGTACTGGCGGTAGAAGTCACCAGCAATACTCCAGGTTATGAAATGGCTATAACTCAGCTCAGGCAGCAATTCCCACACATGTTAATTGGTGCAGGAACGGTGACCGATCATCGAATCGCAAAACGGGCAATTAAAGCAGGTGCTCAGTTTTTGGTAACGCCTAATACTAACGAGGCGATTGTGCGACATGCCCACGCGTTGGATGTGCCTGTGGTCATGGGCGCAATGACCCCGACAGATATCGTCGATGCCTCTCAATTTAACGCTGACATTATTAAGTTATTTCCCGCAGGACCTATGGGAGCAAACTATTTACAAGCATTAGCTCAAGGTCCTTTTCTTGATAGCTACTTTTTTCCCGTTGGTGGTATTGATGCCTCCAATATCGACGCTTGGTTTGACAGTGGAGCGTCAGGTGTTGGTATCGGCGGGAGTTTGGCGCAACCCGTTTACAGTCCCCAACAAGCCGAACAATTGACCAGAAATGTCAGTGAAATAGTCGCAAAAATTAATGCAAAAGAATTAACAAGGAAGGCAAGCTAA
- a CDS encoding agarase: MEARGETEAVNSIEQQKAQATVLLSPLTGYEDLSKPGILNQFDFENSRGEIKKIDDKEQLVVHLDSKQHHSASFSVKPDKSFNWQSNEPIGFAVSLANPKSTSVFIHVKVKDSAGLSHNRNIVLPAKSQDNYFMALSGEDLSIETGIRSNPNPWLTDYTPIIWRYGVKNINLKNVAEIEFSVHGVPEDKQILLSNLQLIKATKLNDQYLENLVDEFGQSTKIDFINKVKSTDELIAISAKEQASLRKTVPEGRSTFNGWKAGPKLDATGYFRVEKYQGKWSLVDPEGYLFFSNGIANIRMANTSTITGYDFNTTHITPRAEGDFTPEDSIGLNRAPESAWDTRYVSSELRAKMFSWLPKYGEPLSEHFGYRREVHTGAVEKGETFSFYQANLARKYQSNDADVFMPKWRDTTVDRMLSWGFTSFGNWVDPSFYQLNRIPYFANGWIIGDFKTVSSGNDYWSPLPDPFDPEFVKRAHFTAKQIAAEVQNNPWCVGIFIDNEKSWGQMGSIESQYGLVINTLGIDASDSPTKAEFVKVLQTKYTNIGELNRQWGTNFPTWKRVETGIEITDFKDEVVTDLSLLLEHYTSEYFAVVSDAVAQYLPNHLYLGARFASWGMTPEVRSAAAKHVDVMSYNYYKESVNDSFWSFLEGIDMPSIIGEFHNGSMDSGLLNPGLIHASSQADRGAKYQEYVNSALDNPYLVGSHWFQYIDSPLTGRAYDGENYNVGFVSVTDIPYQPLVDAAKAVNQQIYTRRFGDVHVK, from the coding sequence ATGGAAGCAAGGGGTGAAACTGAGGCTGTAAACAGTATCGAACAGCAAAAAGCCCAAGCAACAGTTTTATTGTCGCCGTTAACAGGTTACGAAGATTTAAGTAAACCGGGAATACTAAATCAGTTTGATTTTGAAAATTCTCGTGGTGAGATTAAAAAAATTGATGATAAAGAGCAATTAGTTGTTCATCTTGATTCAAAGCAGCACCATAGCGCTAGCTTTAGTGTTAAACCTGATAAAAGTTTTAATTGGCAATCGAATGAGCCAATTGGTTTTGCTGTCTCATTGGCTAACCCGAAGTCAACCTCAGTCTTTATTCATGTCAAAGTAAAAGACAGTGCTGGCTTAAGTCATAATCGAAATATTGTGTTACCAGCTAAAAGCCAAGATAACTACTTTATGGCGTTATCTGGTGAAGACTTGTCAATTGAAACAGGCATTAGAAGTAATCCTAATCCTTGGTTAACGGATTATACGCCTATAATTTGGCGTTATGGTGTGAAAAATATTAACCTTAAAAATGTCGCTGAAATTGAGTTTAGTGTCCATGGTGTGCCAGAAGACAAGCAAATCTTGTTGAGCAATTTACAATTGATTAAAGCGACAAAACTTAATGACCAATATTTAGAAAATTTAGTGGATGAATTTGGCCAAAGCACCAAGATTGATTTTATCAATAAAGTGAAATCTACAGATGAATTAATTGCCATTTCTGCAAAAGAACAAGCTAGTTTACGTAAGACCGTACCAGAGGGACGCTCAACTTTTAATGGTTGGAAGGCTGGACCTAAGCTTGATGCAACAGGATATTTTAGAGTTGAGAAGTATCAAGGAAAGTGGAGCCTTGTTGATCCTGAAGGTTATTTATTTTTCTCAAATGGTATTGCCAATATACGCATGGCAAATACTTCTACCATCACAGGGTATGATTTTAATACCACGCATATAACCCCAAGAGCTGAAGGCGATTTCACGCCTGAGGATTCTATTGGATTAAATAGGGCGCCTGAATCTGCTTGGGATACAAGGTATGTCAGTTCTGAGTTAAGAGCTAAGATGTTCAGTTGGCTGCCTAAATATGGCGAGCCGTTATCTGAACATTTTGGTTATCGTCGTGAAGTACATACTGGTGCAGTAGAAAAGGGCGAAACCTTTAGTTTTTATCAAGCAAATCTTGCGCGTAAATATCAATCTAACGACGCTGATGTGTTTATGCCTAAATGGCGAGATACCACAGTCGATCGCATGCTTAGCTGGGGCTTTACGTCATTTGGTAATTGGGTCGATCCCAGCTTTTACCAACTTAATCGAATTCCATACTTTGCTAATGGTTGGATTATCGGCGACTTTAAAACGGTCAGTAGTGGTAATGATTATTGGAGTCCACTGCCTGACCCTTTTGATCCCGAATTTGTAAAACGGGCTCATTTCACTGCAAAGCAAATTGCCGCTGAAGTTCAAAATAATCCTTGGTGTGTTGGTATATTTATCGATAACGAGAAAAGCTGGGGACAAATGGGCAGCATAGAGTCTCAATATGGTCTTGTCATCAACACGTTAGGTATAGACGCAAGCGATAGCCCAACTAAAGCTGAGTTCGTTAAGGTATTACAGACAAAATATACCAACATCGGCGAATTAAACCGCCAATGGGGAACAAATTTTCCTACATGGAAGCGAGTTGAAACCGGTATAGAGATTACTGATTTTAAGGATGAAGTGGTAACGGATTTATCGTTATTACTTGAGCATTATACCAGCGAGTACTTTGCGGTGGTGAGCGATGCTGTTGCGCAGTACTTACCAAACCATTTGTACTTAGGTGCTCGCTTTGCCAGTTGGGGCATGACACCCGAAGTGCGATCGGCCGCGGCTAAACATGTCGATGTAATGAGTTACAATTATTACAAAGAATCGGTAAATGACTCCTTCTGGTCATTTCTGGAAGGCATTGATATGCCAAGTATCATAGGTGAGTTCCATAATGGTTCAATGGATTCTGGTTTACTAAACCCTGGACTTATTCATGCTTCTTCACAAGCCGACCGAGGCGCTAAATATCAAGAATACGTTAACAGCGCACTAGATAATCCGTATTTAGTTGGCTCGCATTGGTTCCAATATATTGATTCTCCTCTGACAGGTCGTGCCTACGATGGTGAAAACTATAACGTTGGGTTCGTGAGTGTGACAGATATTCCTTATCAGCCATTAGTTGATGCAGCAAAAGCCGTCAATCAGCAAATTTATACGAGGCGTTTTGGTGATGTTCACGTTAAATAA
- a CDS encoding SMP-30/gluconolactonase/LRE family protein, with the protein MFTLNKMMPRLICNTISAAGYNHDYNSVYNSSDYSIYGNTCSNITRRFGSQLLALLVMYYTLSVSHHSQAAPVLNLPEQEKSSLSNIRYEIFDDRAYEVLNTSAPLHTLASGFQWAEGPVWSSAGQYLLFSDIPAGKVFQFHPEYGLNEYLPVSGFSNGLMIKTSDSEAEQLILLQSRSRQVAIMQASLDKPKGNYQRVVSQFNGMRLNSPNDGVLSQDGSLLFTDPPYGLAQQLNDPEKELAFQGVYRLSKQHELSLIDDSLRYPNGIALAASVPSSDNTYTLYVAASNPQKPAWYQYTLNTDWQVIQRQVFHQLPPVKDEGRGLPDGLKVLPSGDVLATGPDGLWLFDHSGKLLAKVHLPSIAANLAFNDDYSTVFVTAHQYLYSLDLVKQPQ; encoded by the coding sequence ATGTTCACGTTAAATAAAATGATGCCTCGGCTAATTTGCAACACTATCTCAGCCGCTGGCTATAACCATGACTATAACAGTGTTTATAACAGTAGTGATTACAGTATCTATGGCAATACGTGCAGTAACATAACTCGCCGTTTCGGGTCACAGTTATTGGCGCTGTTAGTGATGTATTACACTTTATCTGTGAGTCATCATAGCCAAGCTGCGCCGGTGCTGAATTTACCAGAGCAAGAAAAATCAAGCTTAAGTAATATTCGATATGAGATCTTTGATGATAGGGCGTACGAAGTGTTAAACACATCTGCGCCGCTTCATACGTTAGCCTCTGGGTTTCAGTGGGCAGAAGGGCCTGTTTGGTCTTCTGCTGGCCAGTATTTGCTGTTTTCAGATATCCCTGCAGGCAAAGTGTTTCAATTTCATCCTGAGTACGGGCTTAATGAGTATTTACCTGTAAGTGGCTTTTCTAATGGGCTGATGATTAAAACATCTGATAGTGAAGCTGAGCAATTAATATTGCTACAGTCTCGATCTCGTCAGGTTGCAATAATGCAGGCGTCACTTGATAAACCTAAGGGTAACTATCAACGAGTAGTTAGTCAGTTCAACGGTATGCGCTTAAATAGCCCTAATGATGGTGTGTTAAGCCAAGATGGTAGTTTACTGTTTACAGATCCGCCTTATGGACTAGCGCAGCAGCTTAACGATCCTGAAAAGGAATTGGCATTTCAAGGGGTGTATCGGCTATCTAAGCAACATGAATTAAGCCTAATTGATGACAGTTTACGCTATCCCAATGGGATAGCGTTGGCTGCATCCGTGCCGTCGAGCGACAATACCTATACCTTGTACGTTGCAGCTTCAAATCCACAAAAGCCTGCCTGGTATCAATATACCTTGAATACTGATTGGCAAGTGATACAGCGTCAGGTATTTCATCAATTACCGCCAGTGAAAGACGAAGGACGCGGTTTACCCGATGGATTAAAAGTCCTGCCTTCTGGAGATGTTCTCGCTACAGGCCCAGATGGACTATGGCTATTTGATCATTCGGGAAAGTTACTAGCCAAAGTACATTTGCCCAGTATTGCTGCCAACCTTGCCTTTAACGATGACTACTCCACGGTTTTTGTTACTGCACATCAATATCTTTATTCGCTCGATTTGGTCAAACAACCGCAATAG